Proteins encoded together in one Shewanella acanthi window:
- a CDS encoding SIMPL domain-containing protein encodes MQKSLLLPAIILGGLLCIGLMFIGHSAQSALLQMKSMERTVTVKGLAENEVKATVAIWPINFVEVDNNLAKLYETVQQKTDSVVGFLKNQGFNDDEITVALPSIEDRQAQGFAQPNISYRYSAKVKIAVYTKQIDLMLASRIQMINLVKEGIAITTQDYDSRAEFLFTDLNAVKPAMVQEATQNAREVAEKFATDSDSHLGKIKSASQGQFSITDRDSSTPYIKQIRIVSTLTYYLTD; translated from the coding sequence ATGCAAAAAAGTCTGCTATTACCCGCCATTATTCTCGGTGGACTACTCTGTATTGGTTTAATGTTTATCGGCCACAGCGCCCAATCAGCGCTACTGCAAATGAAATCGATGGAGCGTACGGTCACTGTTAAAGGCCTCGCCGAAAATGAAGTCAAAGCCACGGTTGCGATTTGGCCAATTAACTTCGTCGAAGTCGATAACAACCTAGCCAAACTCTACGAGACAGTACAACAAAAAACCGATTCCGTTGTAGGGTTTCTAAAAAATCAAGGATTTAACGACGATGAAATCACCGTCGCCCTGCCCTCGATTGAAGATAGACAGGCGCAGGGGTTTGCTCAACCCAATATCAGCTATCGCTACTCTGCCAAGGTCAAAATTGCCGTCTATACCAAGCAAATCGATTTGATGCTCGCAAGCCGCATTCAAATGATTAACCTCGTTAAAGAAGGCATCGCCATCACCACTCAGGACTACGACAGTCGTGCCGAGTTTTTATTCACCGATCTTAACGCCGTTAAACCCGCCATGGTGCAGGAAGCCACTCAAAATGCCCGCGAAGTCGCTGAAAAATTTGCCACGGATTCCGATTCCCATTTAGGCAAAATCAAGAGCGCAAGCCAAGGACAATTCAGCATCACAGACCGCGATAGCAGTACGCCCTATATCAAACAGATACGCATTGTTTCCACGCTGACCTATTATTTAACTGATTAA
- a CDS encoding VOC family protein: MAKVIGFGGIYFKSSDPTALANWYQTHLQLPLEEWGGAVFFPKNLPQGSYQTLTPFPQDTDYFAPSEKPYMFNLVVDDLELILAQITAGGGIPIDSIEDTEFGRFAWFIDPDGNKIELWQPSST, translated from the coding sequence ATGGCAAAAGTCATCGGATTCGGCGGGATTTACTTTAAAAGTTCTGACCCCACAGCACTGGCAAATTGGTATCAAACGCACCTACAACTCCCTCTAGAGGAATGGGGCGGCGCGGTGTTTTTTCCAAAAAACCTGCCTCAGGGCAGTTACCAGACATTAACACCCTTTCCCCAAGACACAGACTATTTCGCCCCGAGCGAAAAACCCTATATGTTTAACTTAGTCGTTGATGATTTAGAGCTAATTCTTGCACAAATTACCGCTGGCGGCGGCATACCAATAGATAGTATCGAAGACACAGAATTTGGCCGATTTGCTTGGTTTATCGACCCCGATGGCAATAAGATTGAATTATGGCAACCAAGCTCAACATAA
- a CDS encoding OmpP1/FadL family transporter encodes MKSFNKTLLAVAVALASSQTMASGFQLNSQSATGIGRAFAGDAVIADNAAVLSRNPAAMAMFDKDAISGGLTYADITVDVKDVNFANGLVDLGSIDDAGSSKLIPNLYYIHPINNKFAVGFAAFSNFGTGTDASSLSKGKPAAPFDLLGETEVTTVNFNTSISYRINDMFSIGAGIDAVYGEGRLTRDAGTRPLVDVDADGWAFGGILGATLELDQNNRFGVSYRFSPTVNVKGDINTITTADLSALGLGANTALATSFDSLDVPLADIFQFAGFHQLTPKFAVHYTAQHTSWGAFDQITAKEGTATIIPGQTGAGASFAVGDAALKKYEWKDSWLFSVGGTYTINDKFTVRAGYMHDQGVVDQISSISFPDSDRNWFTAGMSYHINANNTVDFGMAYIKGQEVNLIENSALTGNVNATTESSGMYYSLQYSYQF; translated from the coding sequence ATGAAATCATTCAACAAGACTCTGCTTGCTGTTGCAGTTGCATTGGCGAGTTCACAAACTATGGCTTCTGGCTTCCAGCTAAACAGCCAATCTGCGACTGGTATTGGTCGTGCATTTGCTGGTGATGCTGTTATTGCCGATAACGCAGCGGTACTTTCACGTAACCCTGCAGCCATGGCGATGTTTGATAAAGACGCTATCTCTGGCGGCTTAACCTATGCCGACATTACTGTTGACGTTAAAGACGTGAACTTTGCAAACGGTTTAGTGGATTTAGGCAGCATTGATGACGCAGGTAGCTCTAAATTAATTCCTAACTTGTATTACATTCACCCAATCAATAACAAATTTGCCGTTGGTTTCGCCGCATTCTCTAATTTCGGTACGGGTACTGATGCCAGCTCTTTATCAAAAGGTAAACCAGCTGCGCCGTTCGATCTGTTAGGTGAGACAGAAGTGACGACCGTAAACTTCAACACTAGCATTTCATACCGTATCAACGATATGTTCAGTATCGGTGCGGGTATCGACGCCGTTTACGGCGAAGGCCGTTTAACCCGTGACGCGGGCACTAGGCCATTAGTTGACGTTGATGCAGATGGTTGGGCATTCGGCGGTATCTTAGGTGCAACCTTAGAACTTGACCAAAACAACCGCTTCGGTGTGAGCTATCGCTTTAGCCCGACCGTAAACGTAAAAGGTGATATCAATACTATTACTACAGCGGATTTATCTGCCTTAGGGTTAGGTGCAAACACCGCACTTGCCACTAGCTTTGATAGTTTAGATGTACCTTTAGCGGATATCTTCCAATTCGCCGGTTTCCATCAATTAACGCCTAAGTTTGCTGTGCACTACACAGCACAACACACTTCTTGGGGCGCCTTTGATCAGATCACTGCAAAAGAAGGTACTGCTACTATCATTCCAGGCCAAACAGGTGCCGGAGCCAGCTTTGCTGTGGGTGATGCAGCTCTGAAAAAATATGAATGGAAAGATTCATGGTTATTCAGCGTGGGTGGTACTTACACCATCAACGACAAATTCACCGTACGTGCAGGTTATATGCATGACCAAGGTGTTGTAGACCAAATCAGCTCAATTTCATTCCCTGACTCTGACCGTAACTGGTTCACAGCGGGTATGAGCTACCATATCAATGCAAACAACACTGTTGATTTTGGTATGGCTTACATTAAAGGCCAAGAAGTTAACCTGATTGAAAACAGCGCCCTCACAGGCAATGTTAACGCCACTACTGAATCTAGCGGCATGTACTACTCGCTGCAATACAGCTACCAGTTCTAA
- the putP gene encoding sodium/proline symporter PutP, which yields MTIETPILITFVGYLVLMMGIGFWAYRATDTVDEYILGGRKMGPGVTALSVGASDMSGWLLLGLPGAVYLGGLGEAWIGIGLVFGAWLNWLFVAKRLRIYTQLADNALTLPDFFEKRFHDSQGHLKLVSAVTILVFFTFYASSGMVGGAILFEKVFGLDYTVALVIGSAIIVGYTFIGGFFAVSWTDFFQGCLMLIALLIIPFAVFSHPESHAGIESIDPAMLSLVSDNTTVIGMLSLLAWGLGYFGQPHILSRFMAISSSKALPLSRRIAMSWMVLSLIGALATGLAGSLYFANEPLANAETVFIHLAQAAFNPWIGGILIAAILSAIMSTIDSQLLVCSSVITEDFYRKWLRPQANDRELMMVGRFGVLAIAVIAGIIALNPQSSVLSLVSYAWAGFGAAFGPVVLLSLFWKQYSRNGAVATIIVGALTVVIWKQLSGGLFDLYEILPGFLFATFAGVIVSKLSKPSDKVTAEFEQFKSTL from the coding sequence ATGACGATTGAAACCCCAATTTTAATCACATTTGTTGGTTATTTAGTGTTAATGATGGGCATTGGTTTTTGGGCCTATCGTGCCACAGATACTGTGGATGAGTATATTTTAGGTGGCCGTAAAATGGGCCCAGGGGTTACTGCACTCAGTGTTGGCGCCTCTGACATGTCGGGTTGGCTATTGTTAGGTTTACCCGGCGCCGTCTATTTGGGCGGTCTAGGAGAAGCTTGGATTGGTATTGGTTTAGTGTTTGGCGCTTGGCTCAACTGGTTATTCGTTGCCAAACGTCTGCGTATCTATACACAACTAGCCGACAACGCCCTCACCCTGCCTGACTTTTTTGAAAAACGTTTCCACGACAGTCAGGGACACCTCAAGCTGGTTTCTGCAGTAACAATTTTAGTGTTCTTCACCTTCTATGCCTCCTCTGGCATGGTCGGAGGCGCCATTCTGTTTGAAAAGGTCTTTGGTCTCGATTACACCGTTGCCCTTGTCATAGGTTCGGCCATTATCGTGGGTTACACCTTTATTGGCGGTTTTTTTGCGGTAAGTTGGACCGATTTCTTCCAGGGCTGCTTGATGTTAATTGCCCTACTGATCATCCCCTTCGCGGTATTCTCCCACCCAGAAAGCCATGCGGGTATCGAGTCTATCGATCCTGCGATGCTTTCATTAGTGAGCGATAACACCACTGTGATTGGTATGCTGTCGCTGCTGGCTTGGGGTCTAGGTTATTTCGGCCAGCCACATATTCTGTCGCGTTTTATGGCGATTAGCAGCTCTAAAGCGCTACCGCTATCACGTCGTATCGCCATGAGCTGGATGGTGTTGTCATTAATTGGTGCGCTGGCAACGGGTTTAGCTGGGTCACTCTATTTTGCTAATGAGCCATTGGCCAACGCCGAAACCGTGTTTATCCACTTAGCTCAGGCGGCATTTAATCCTTGGATTGGTGGCATTTTGATTGCGGCGATTCTGTCGGCCATCATGAGCACCATCGATTCACAACTCTTAGTCTGTTCGAGTGTTATTACTGAAGATTTTTACCGTAAGTGGTTACGTCCACAGGCCAATGACCGTGAGCTGATGATGGTGGGACGCTTTGGTGTGCTCGCGATTGCCGTAATTGCTGGCATTATCGCCCTTAACCCACAAAGCAGCGTCTTGAGCTTAGTGAGCTACGCTTGGGCAGGATTTGGAGCTGCTTTCGGCCCAGTTGTGTTGCTGTCACTGTTCTGGAAGCAATATAGCCGCAATGGCGCGGTCGCCACTATTATTGTTGGCGCCTTGACCGTGGTGATTTGGAAACAGCTCAGCGGCGGACTGTTTGATCTATACGAAATCCTGCCAGGTTTCCTGTTTGCCACTTTCGCCGGTGTTATCGTGAGTAAATTGTCCAAACCTAGTGACAAAGTTACCGCGGAATTTGAGCAATTTAAGTCGACTCTATAA
- a CDS encoding DUF3379 domain-containing protein, whose amino-acid sequence MDELNFRRQAFENPHSQEPEFIAQTTEKAENQQLISDLKRLDAKLTKALKVEVPEDLADKLILRQQLHQHHKLRHQSIFLMAMAASIAFVFGVSFSLWRMGPVDLAEHALAHVYHESAALQLDQNVSFNQVNAELASMKMLKTSHFIEQPGKVYYTSYCDFQGVRSLHLVLEGQKGKVTVFIVPVEKRMVLEQSFADGKYHGLGFEIDQAFMLLVAEDQHDLMTVKDEIGNTFI is encoded by the coding sequence ATGGATGAGCTTAATTTTAGACGTCAGGCCTTTGAGAATCCCCATAGTCAGGAGCCCGAGTTTATCGCGCAAACGACGGAAAAAGCTGAAAATCAACAATTAATTAGCGATCTTAAACGCCTAGATGCCAAACTGACCAAAGCGCTCAAGGTCGAGGTACCTGAGGATCTGGCCGATAAATTGATCCTGCGTCAACAACTGCACCAGCACCATAAACTGCGTCACCAGTCGATATTCTTGATGGCGATGGCCGCATCCATTGCCTTTGTCTTTGGGGTGAGCTTTAGCCTGTGGCGTATGGGGCCAGTTGATTTAGCGGAGCACGCCCTCGCCCACGTTTACCATGAAAGCGCTGCGCTGCAACTCGACCAAAATGTCAGCTTTAACCAAGTGAATGCCGAGTTAGCATCGATGAAAATGCTCAAAACAAGTCATTTTATCGAGCAACCGGGTAAGGTCTATTACACCTCCTACTGTGATTTTCAGGGTGTGAGGAGTTTGCATCTGGTGCTAGAGGGGCAAAAAGGTAAAGTGACAGTGTTTATCGTGCCAGTCGAAAAACGTATGGTGCTTGAGCAAAGCTTTGCAGATGGCAAATACCATGGCCTAGGCTTTGAAATCGACCAGGCCTTTATGCTGCTTGTGGCCGAGGACCAGCACGATTTAATGACAGTTAAAGATGAAATAGGCAACACTTTCATCTGA
- a CDS encoding sigma-70 family RNA polymerase sigma factor translates to MLKRWRNKSVEPAVSSDMLSKQRRYNSLVKALHADIYRYAFWLCGDRQVAEDITQETFLRAWRSLDSLKDDKAAKAWLITILRRENARRFERKQFDYADFAEELLEDSVSHSNEEQVEQYWLRRQIAKLEFEYREPLLLQLIAGFSGDEIAELLSLNRNTVMTRLFRARNQLKELLENCETRGQANG, encoded by the coding sequence ATGTTGAAACGCTGGCGCAATAAATCCGTTGAGCCGGCGGTCTCCTCTGACATGCTGAGCAAACAACGACGATACAATAGCCTAGTCAAGGCACTGCATGCCGACATTTACCGATACGCCTTTTGGCTGTGTGGTGATAGACAGGTAGCAGAAGACATCACCCAAGAAACCTTCTTGCGGGCATGGCGCTCTTTGGATTCCCTAAAAGATGATAAAGCGGCGAAGGCGTGGCTTATCACCATTTTACGCCGTGAAAACGCCCGCCGTTTTGAGCGTAAGCAATTTGATTACGCGGATTTTGCCGAAGAGTTGCTAGAAGACAGCGTGAGCCACAGTAACGAGGAACAGGTCGAACAATATTGGCTCCGCCGCCAAATCGCAAAGCTTGAGTTCGAATACCGCGAACCCTTGTTGCTGCAACTTATCGCGGGGTTCAGTGGTGATGAAATTGCCGAGTTGTTGTCGCTTAATCGCAATACCGTAATGACACGGCTATTTCGTGCGAGGAACCAATTGAAAGAGTTACTTGAAAATTGCGAGACGAGGGGCCAAGCCAATGGATGA
- a CDS encoding BatD family protein, with amino-acid sequence MALLLAKPAYALSKLEASVDRNPVMEGEYFVLNISADDEMDTNKLDTSALLRDFIVGRTSVSRSTQIMNFDAVKETRWQVLLAPKQKGQLTIPSFEIDGVSSAAISLNVVEAGSQPVETKNLFIDAKLSTDEAYVGQLLTYKVKLYLAVELQRGVLNAPVVEGAQVKQIGEDKDGSEIVDGRRYRVIERTYGIIPDLPGPITIKGASFSGDVLVESQRRGGMFGFNESRPMQAGAPTLKVQVEAAPDSFKGQWLVADLVVLKDNFPEDIKEFAVGSPITRTITLLASNADENSLPDVIQPLPPELKAYPEKPQRQSFVRDAQIVSQYSITSAIVPSKAGTFTLPEVKIPWWNAHLKRQEMATLPERTIVVKGSAVPDEQVSSNNVGSKSLASTPSWATSLFALLWLITLVAWGVTFIAWRRALKAKGIPTVDEAQPINNLKEDTNSLEQACRRTNVSDILLQLQRYYQAQSGQPMTLHKIAALSPQLSRAISQLQTLAYGSQSKANAANNNHTQVSEAAKALLQAVKSTSFTQSKQAVQALSPLNPH; translated from the coding sequence ATGGCGTTGCTGTTAGCCAAGCCCGCCTACGCCTTGAGTAAATTAGAAGCATCTGTCGACAGAAACCCCGTGATGGAGGGCGAATACTTTGTCCTTAACATCAGCGCAGATGACGAGATGGACACCAACAAGCTCGATACCTCGGCACTGCTTAGGGACTTCATCGTTGGCCGTACTAGTGTCAGCCGCAGCACCCAGATTATGAATTTTGATGCGGTTAAGGAAACCCGTTGGCAAGTATTGCTGGCTCCCAAGCAAAAGGGCCAATTAACTATCCCTTCCTTTGAAATCGACGGAGTGAGTTCTGCGGCTATTTCCCTTAACGTAGTAGAGGCAGGTTCACAACCCGTTGAAACTAAAAATCTCTTTATCGACGCTAAGCTATCCACCGATGAAGCCTATGTGGGACAACTGCTGACCTACAAAGTGAAGTTGTATCTTGCAGTCGAACTGCAGCGCGGGGTACTCAACGCCCCCGTTGTCGAGGGCGCGCAGGTAAAACAAATTGGTGAAGATAAGGATGGCTCCGAGATTGTCGATGGACGTCGTTACCGCGTTATTGAGCGCACCTACGGTATTATCCCCGATTTACCCGGCCCCATCACCATTAAAGGTGCCAGCTTCTCGGGTGATGTGTTAGTCGAGTCCCAGCGCCGCGGTGGCATGTTTGGCTTTAATGAGAGCAGGCCAATGCAGGCGGGCGCTCCCACCTTGAAGGTGCAAGTCGAAGCCGCTCCCGACAGTTTTAAGGGACAATGGCTCGTTGCCGACTTAGTGGTATTAAAGGATAACTTTCCTGAGGATATCAAAGAGTTTGCCGTGGGTAGCCCTATCACTCGCACTATTACGTTACTTGCCTCAAACGCCGATGAAAATAGCCTGCCGGATGTCATTCAGCCACTGCCGCCAGAGCTTAAGGCCTATCCCGAAAAACCCCAGCGCCAATCCTTTGTTCGCGATGCACAGATTGTTTCCCAGTACAGCATTACCTCGGCCATTGTGCCGAGCAAGGCCGGTACTTTTACCCTGCCAGAGGTGAAGATCCCTTGGTGGAACGCGCACCTTAAACGTCAGGAAATGGCGACCCTCCCCGAGCGCACCATTGTGGTTAAGGGCAGCGCGGTGCCAGATGAGCAAGTCAGTAGCAACAATGTTGGTAGTAAAAGCTTAGCTTCAACTCCAAGCTGGGCTACTTCGCTATTTGCCTTATTATGGCTTATCACTTTGGTAGCTTGGGGCGTGACTTTTATCGCTTGGCGCCGCGCGCTAAAAGCAAAGGGAATCCCCACTGTTGATGAGGCGCAGCCCATTAACAATCTAAAGGAAGATACAAATAGCCTTGAGCAGGCCTGTCGCCGCACAAATGTGAGTGACATCTTACTGCAGCTGCAACGCTATTATCAGGCACAATCGGGTCAACCGATGACACTCCATAAAATTGCCGCCCTGTCACCACAATTAAGCAGAGCCATATCTCAATTGCAGACGCTCGCCTATGGCAGCCAATCGAAGGCAAATGCCGCGAATAACAACCATACTCAAGTGTCTGAAGCAGCTAAAGCGCTTTTGCAAGCCGTGAAATCAACTTCATTTACTCAGTCAAAACAAGCAGTTCAAGCCCTTAGCCCCCTCAATCCACATTAA
- a CDS encoding vWA domain-containing protein, with translation MTLHFIRPEWLLALIPLLLVVWQLWRQHESHSAWNRYIAPHLAKILVTQGKQQSRRPLHLLTFTWVIATIALAGPAVNKQSLPVFAAEQGRVLIMDMSLSMLATDLTPNRLTQAKFRATDLINSLKEGETGLIAFAGDAFTISPLTRDTGTLLNLLPTLSPEIMPVQGSNLEAALTQAKNLLAQGGHIRGDIILMTDGISDKQYNESNAVLAGTQYRLAILGFGSQQGAPIRLPDGQLQRDNSNEVVVAKTDFELLQRLANNNAGVLIQNRADGKDLSQLQAWLSDSGDAKATDVDGETWQDLGPYLALLLLLPALLSFRHGIVASITLMLSSLLLTTMPQQAQANVWNDLWQTQEQQAMDAYKAEDYDKAAKHFKTPQWQGSAQYKAGDFEQALKSFEQDGSANGLYNQGNALMQLGQIDKALERYQSALEKQPDFPKAKANRELAEKLLNQQSEQNQNNPQGKQEQDKQNQDQQSQQDQSQQNSQDQQLGQDQQSDDQQSQDQQSQQSQSGEQDRQNESQQNQADDAEKQSSQQNDEQLSDQQQGDEQQDNSADNDKQSSDNTQQKEDEAQANQNNAYSTQNEASNEAKMQANPEEQKSADSEQKVAPATQKEDAAPTDSAKDKEQGSISEALDTPPSNSEPMPATMERALRGVSEDPQVLLRNKMQLEYQKRRQNGQITRDKEQW, from the coding sequence ATGACCCTGCATTTTATTCGCCCCGAATGGCTGCTCGCCCTCATACCATTACTTTTAGTGGTCTGGCAATTATGGCGCCAGCATGAAAGTCACAGTGCTTGGAATCGCTACATTGCGCCGCACTTAGCCAAAATATTGGTGACCCAAGGCAAGCAGCAATCCCGTAGACCTTTACATTTGCTGACCTTTACTTGGGTTATTGCAACGATTGCTTTGGCGGGACCTGCTGTAAATAAACAGTCCCTGCCAGTCTTTGCAGCCGAGCAAGGCCGAGTACTGATCATGGATATGTCACTCTCCATGTTAGCAACCGATTTAACCCCCAACCGCCTCACCCAAGCCAAGTTCAGGGCAACCGATCTTATTAATAGCTTAAAAGAAGGCGAAACTGGGCTTATCGCCTTCGCGGGTGATGCCTTTACCATCAGTCCCTTAACCCGAGATACAGGCACACTGCTGAATTTACTGCCAACCCTAAGCCCTGAGATCATGCCCGTTCAAGGCTCGAATCTTGAGGCTGCGCTGACACAAGCGAAAAATCTCCTCGCCCAAGGCGGCCATATCCGCGGCGATATTATCCTGATGACCGACGGGATCTCCGATAAGCAATATAACGAGTCCAATGCCGTGCTCGCAGGCACGCAGTATCGACTCGCCATCCTTGGATTTGGCAGTCAGCAAGGCGCACCGATTCGCCTGCCCGATGGTCAGCTGCAGCGCGACAACAGCAATGAAGTTGTGGTCGCCAAAACCGATTTCGAGTTATTACAAAGGCTTGCCAATAACAATGCCGGTGTACTTATTCAAAATCGCGCCGACGGCAAGGATTTGAGCCAATTGCAGGCTTGGTTAAGTGATAGTGGCGATGCAAAAGCCACGGATGTAGATGGCGAAACTTGGCAGGATCTCGGCCCCTACCTCGCTCTGCTATTATTGCTGCCCGCCTTACTCAGTTTTAGACACGGCATCGTTGCCAGCATCACTCTAATGCTTAGCAGCCTTCTGTTAACGACTATGCCACAGCAGGCTCAGGCCAATGTGTGGAATGATTTGTGGCAAACCCAAGAGCAGCAAGCGATGGATGCCTATAAGGCTGAGGATTACGACAAAGCCGCCAAACATTTTAAAACCCCGCAATGGCAGGGTAGCGCCCAGTATAAGGCTGGGGATTTTGAGCAGGCGCTTAAATCCTTTGAGCAGGATGGCTCTGCCAACGGTCTTTACAATCAAGGCAATGCGCTTATGCAGTTAGGACAAATTGATAAGGCGCTTGAACGCTATCAGTCGGCCTTAGAAAAGCAGCCCGATTTTCCCAAGGCTAAGGCCAACCGTGAATTAGCCGAAAAATTGCTAAATCAACAATCTGAGCAAAATCAGAACAATCCACAGGGTAAGCAGGAGCAGGACAAACAAAACCAAGATCAGCAAAGTCAGCAGGATCAAAGCCAGCAGAATAGTCAGGATCAGCAATTAGGCCAAGACCAACAGTCCGATGATCAACAATCTCAGGATCAACAGTCTCAGCAAAGCCAGTCTGGCGAACAGGATAGGCAGAATGAGTCTCAGCAAAATCAAGCCGATGATGCTGAAAAACAATCCAGTCAGCAAAATGACGAGCAGCTAAGTGATCAGCAACAGGGTGACGAACAGCAAGACAATTCAGCCGACAATGACAAACAGTCATCGGATAACACCCAGCAAAAAGAGGATGAAGCACAGGCGAATCAAAATAACGCCTATAGCACTCAGAACGAAGCGAGTAATGAGGCAAAAATGCAGGCCAACCCTGAGGAACAAAAGAGCGCTGACAGCGAGCAAAAGGTAGCACCTGCTACTCAGAAAGAGGATGCCGCGCCTACTGACAGCGCTAAGGATAAAGAGCAAGGTTCAATCAGTGAAGCGTTAGACACGCCGCCCAGTAACAGCGAGCCAATGCCTGCCACAATGGAGCGCGCCCTTCGGGGAGTAAGTGAAGACCCCCAAGTACTGCTCCGTAATAAGATGCAGCTCGAATACCAAAAACGTCGCCAAAACGGTCAAATTACAAGGGATAAAGAACAGTGGTGA
- a CDS encoding vWA domain-containing protein, translated as MISISWPWFLLLLPLPFLFGRAQHAQVEGGRLQLPGISQTGKTSFSTHSPRTRKRYWLMWCLLVLAICRPQWVGEPIELPSQGRDLMVAVDLSGSMQIEDMVIEGQVVDRFTLIQHVVSDFIERRKGDRIGLILFADHAYLQAPLTQDRRSVAQFLKEAQIGLVGKQTAIGEAIALAVKRFEKMDESNRVLILLTDGSNNAGNIDPVQAAEIAANRKVTIYTVGVGAEVMERRTLFGRERVNPSVDLDEKQLNHIAELTNGRYFRARNSQELEQIYQAIDKLEPVSRDQLSYRPQADLFYWPLALALLTSLWIALGQLPLFSRASSKLASPRENMR; from the coding sequence ATGATCTCGATTTCGTGGCCTTGGTTTTTGCTGTTACTGCCACTACCGTTTCTGTTTGGCCGCGCCCAACACGCTCAAGTAGAAGGCGGCCGTTTACAACTGCCCGGCATTAGCCAAACGGGTAAAACGAGCTTTAGTACCCACTCGCCACGTACCCGAAAACGCTACTGGTTGATGTGGTGCTTGTTAGTGCTCGCTATCTGTCGGCCGCAGTGGGTGGGAGAGCCCATCGAACTGCCAAGCCAAGGCCGTGACTTAATGGTCGCGGTCGACTTATCCGGCAGTATGCAGATTGAAGATATGGTGATTGAAGGCCAAGTGGTGGATCGCTTCACCCTTATTCAACACGTCGTCAGTGACTTTATCGAACGGCGTAAGGGTGACCGTATCGGTCTGATTTTATTTGCCGACCACGCCTACCTGCAGGCGCCGCTGACTCAGGATAGACGTTCAGTTGCGCAGTTTTTAAAGGAAGCACAAATTGGCTTAGTCGGTAAACAGACCGCCATTGGTGAAGCCATCGCCCTCGCAGTAAAGCGTTTCGAGAAAATGGATGAAAGTAATAGAGTGCTCATTTTACTTACCGATGGCTCTAACAATGCAGGCAATATTGACCCAGTGCAAGCCGCTGAAATCGCTGCCAACCGTAAGGTGACCATCTATACCGTTGGCGTTGGCGCCGAAGTCATGGAGCGTCGAACCCTCTTTGGCCGCGAGCGAGTCAACCCGTCTGTCGATTTGGATGAAAAGCAGTTGAATCATATCGCTGAACTCACCAATGGCCGTTATTTCCGCGCCCGTAACAGTCAGGAATTAGAGCAAATTTATCAAGCAATCGACAAACTCGAACCCGTGAGTCGCGATCAGTTAAGCTATCGCCCGCAAGCTGATTTATTCTATTGGCCTCTGGCGCTGGCGTTACTGACTAGCCTGTGGATTGCCCTAGGCCAACTGCCCCTGTTTTCACGGGCAAGCTCAAAGCTTGCATCGCCAAGGGAGAACATGCGTTAA
- a CDS encoding DUF4381 domain-containing protein, protein MNPQNSNPAMDAAAMQNGQYMPNPALADLKDIIPPDPIGAWPWAIGYWLVLAILLGLIVFGIIYFIKRAKYLAPKKTAITLLIQLDSTTTNYPSEVNSLLKRTALSYLPREEIAGLDGAKWANWLDSHLPQAQRGRIGALLDKRHQAAPLTTEEATELQLLALSWLKAKAELNTPISLGSPFQHKEAV, encoded by the coding sequence GTGAATCCACAAAACAGCAATCCCGCCATGGATGCAGCAGCGATGCAAAATGGGCAATATATGCCCAATCCTGCCCTAGCGGATTTAAAAGACATCATCCCGCCCGATCCCATCGGTGCTTGGCCTTGGGCCATTGGCTATTGGTTAGTCCTTGCTATCCTTTTAGGCCTGATAGTATTTGGCATTATCTACTTCATTAAACGCGCTAAATACTTAGCGCCTAAAAAGACCGCAATAACCCTGCTCATACAACTTGACTCCACAACAACCAATTACCCATCTGAGGTAAATAGCCTGCTTAAGCGTACCGCGCTCAGTTACTTACCCCGTGAAGAGATTGCAGGACTCGATGGCGCTAAATGGGCAAATTGGTTAGACAGCCATTTACCTCAAGCACAACGCGGCCGTATCGGCGCACTGCTTGATAAACGCCATCAGGCAGCGCCTCTCACTACCGAAGAAGCAACAGAGTTACAACTACTTGCACTTTCTTGGTTAAAAGCAAAAGCCGAGCTCAACACCCCAATTTCTTTGGGGTCGCCTTTTCAACACAAGGAGGCGGTATGA